ACAAACGCCTTGCGCTCGTCCAAGTTTGAGCATAGACTGAACATTTTTTCCAAAAAAAGGAGCTTCTAAAGCCATTTGTTGTGGTTTAAATTCCTCAATAATTAGGCTTATCCTATCAAATATTTTTTGTAGGCGTACATAGTGGTCTTTCCATTGAGATAATTTGATTACGCCAAATTGAATGAGATACATTTTATCATCTTTGATACCCAAAACACCATATCCCAAAACAACAGTTCCAGGGTCTATTCCTAATATAATTTGGTCGAAAGAAGTTGGTTGCATAATTGATTGAATGGAGTTATATAATTTCGAATTTATTGCTTTTAAACAGTTTTAATAATGAAAAAAGACAATAAAAATTATAGAAAAATACTTTTCAGAGTTTTGAATTTGTTATTGATGCTATTTGCGTGGTGGTATTTATATGCTCAACTCAAAAGTCATCAGTCTTTTTTTTTACAAATAACTGATTTATATAGCGAATTGCAAAAAAACAAAGCAATTTTGTTTTCTGTTTTTCTTTTAATGCTCCTAAATTGGCTTTTAGAGGCGAAAAAATGGCAGATTTTGATAAAACCATTAGCAAAAACTACTTTGTTAGAATCTCTAAAAAGCGTTTGGATAGGACTTTCTCTTTCTACTTTTTTACCTTTAGGAAATTTCTTTGGCAGAATTAGACATCTTCCTCAAAAAAGTCGGTTTCACTCTGCTGGTGCATTGCTTGTAAATGGTGGGTTACAATTTTGGGTTACGATGCTAGGAGGAATATTCGGAATAAGTCAATTTTTTGAATTGGAAATCTTTTTTACCTTTCTGCTTTTTGCTTCTTGGATTTTTTTTTATTTGTTGGGACTATTTTTTTATAAAAAATGCTCATATAATTTAGTAGGCATTGGTAAGGACAGCAAAAATAAAAGTAAAATTATAATTTGGCTGCAAAAAAATCTTTATTTTGCTAGTCAGTATTCTCAAACGGATATTATCAACACTACATTTTTTGCCTTGCTACGTTATAGCGTTTTTCTAATTCAGATGATTTTGATATTTGAAGCAGCTAATTTTTCGCTTTCTATAGATAAAATACTTGTCGGCTCTAGCCTTTTGTTTGCTGCAAAATCAGTTTTGCCAGTAGGTGGTTTTTTGGTCGGACTTAGCGTGAGGGAAGCCACAGCTCTCTATTTTTTTAGTTCTTTGGGCGAGAGTAAAGTTATAAGCCTTACGTTTTTACTTTGGGTTATCAATATTGGTTTTCCTGTTTTGATAGGTTCAGTATTACTTTTAAAAGGCAAAAAAAATACTCATCTGATATAGAACTACCTTCAATGTTTTTAAAATCAATATGTAAAATCTTTTAGTAAATGTTATCACAGTTAATTTTGTACACCAGTCTTCCAGACTGGTCTGTAAAATCCAAAACATAGGTTTTGGATTGAAATAAAGTCTTTTTAGTATTTGTCGTCAGACTAGAAGTCTGACCTACGTAAATAATCGTGATAAGCTTTAATTTAATGTAATATAAAAACTATTTTTTGTCAGGCAGCCTCATAGGGCAGTACCGATGCGATTTTTAGGTGTAGTTAGTTTGTCTTTTGGTATAAGACAACAAAAAAAAACACCTCAGAAGCTATTCTATAGTCATTTTCTCTGACCAATTTAAGTCTAATGGCAATTCTTGATTTGAAAGTTCTATATGAATTACTCGTCTTTGTTTTTTGTTAGTTGTTCTTTTTGAGCTATGCAAAAGCAAAGGTTTCATTAGCATTACTCCACCTTTTTCTACATCACAAATCACTTGTTTTTCTTTATTCCAATCGATAGTTTGAGGAGGATAAATTTCTTTGAGATGTGATTTTGGAATAACCCTTAAAGCTCCATTATTTTCATCTGTCTTATCCAAATGAATACGAAGTGTAATTATATTTTCTAAAAGTTCTACGGGAGGCTGTACGGCAAACTGATTTTGTTTGGTCGTCCAGTTTTTGAATTTTTGTGTTTCAATTTTCTTATCTACTGAAATTGTTAAATCTTGATGATAAGGAACATACCAGTTAGAGGTCGGAGGTTTATCAAAGTAAATGCTTTTGACAACAAAAAAATCATCTCCTGCTATTTTTTCTACAACTGACTTGAAATTTTTTGTAAAAATTAGGTGTCTAATTGTTTCATTATCTTTCAAAAACTGACGAATAGCAAATAAGTCTGCTGATTTTCTAACTGTCTTTTTATTAATATCTATGTTCTCAATGGCAGAAATAATCTGTTTTATTTCATTGTCAGAATAGGTCTGTCTAAGAATTGCAAAACCATTTTGCAGAAGTTCTTTTCTATAATTTTTCATCTTTCAAAGTGGGCTAATTTTTCTATAAAACTCTCTACATCATTATTTCTTATTTCAAAGTGAGCTTGCTGATAATACTTTTTTCTGTCTTGCCATTTTTTTGTAATCATCTCTAAAAGGTTTTCAAACGAACTAGCCTCTTTAAAAAGTGGACGATTGTCTTGTTGTTTTTGCTGTGCTTTGAAGGTTCTTTGTGCCAAAACTTCTATTTCTACATTTAGAAAACAAACGATTCCATTTTTCTTCATTTGGCTTAAGTTATCAAAAAAACAAGGTGTTCCTCCACCTGTCGCAACAATAGTTTTCTCTAAATTGAATGTAGTTTGAAGAGCATGTTTTTCTTCTTCTCTAAAAAAAACTTCTCCTTTTTCTTCAAAAATTTTTGGGATGACAGTAGTATTTCTTTGTTCAATCAAGTGGTCTAAATCTAAAAAATTGTAGCCTAGCTTATGAGCTACTAAGTTGCCAAAAGTAGATTTTCCAGATGCTGGCATTCCGATAAAATAAATAAGCATTTTAGGAATGATGAATGGTTAATGATAAATTAAACACTACAAGAACTATTTACTATTTGTAGTATCACTGGTAACGGGTAATTGTTTACTGATAACTGCCTTATGTCGCATTTCACGAGCAATAATCGAATCTTGAAGTTGCTGAACGACTTGGCGATGAAGTTTGGCTTCTTTTTGAGATTCTTTCAAAAGTTCTTTTTGTTTGTCGGTTTCTAGCATTTGCAAAAAGGCTATTCCTCCTAAAATAAGGATGACACCCAAAGAAACAACAGCCACCAAACGCATTTTTTTACTTGTTTTTTTAATTTTTTCTTCTGTCTGGCTACTCATTTCGAAACGTAAATTTTCTTCTACTTCTTCTCTAATTTCACTTTTTACTTCTTCTCGCAAATCTTCTTTAGATTCTTGTTCTTTTTTGCGTAGCTGTTCGTTTACTTCTGTTTGGACGTAATTATCTAGGGCTTCAGTTCGGATATTTTCCTCTTTGAGCCATTGTAGTAGTTTTTCTTCCTTTTGCTCCTTTTCAGAATCGGAGAGTGAAATCAGAATGCGTTTCATAGACTTTATTTACAGATAACCAAAACTATGAAAAAAGATGGAGAAATAATAGTAAGTTTTATTTAAACTTGATTCAACTCTTGTAAAACTTCTAAGGTTAAAAATCCATATGTTTTTCCACTACCTCTTTTATGCGCCGAAATTTCATACCGTTGTGTAATATCTTCCCATCTGTCCAAAAATATTAGTTCAGTTTTATCGCTGTTTAAGTCCATTGAAAATCTTATAAATTTATTTTCAGTAGTTACAATAATTCCTTCATCTGTACTGATACCTTCGTAGTCTTGTTCATATTCTAAAAATATGGACGTATTTGAATCAATGTTTTTTTCTCTTAAAAAATATTCAAGTCCTTGAGGGATACCATTTTTTCTCCAGTATTTTGCTTCTGATAAAATGCGACTCTTAGTCTTGTTATTTTGTTCTTGTACGTTTAGTCTTTTACTCTTCATTTCTTCTTGCTTTCAGATAATCGTCAAAAGTTGGGTAGTTTATGATATTTCCTGTCTCCTCTATTTTTAAATATTGATTTGGATATTTTAATAACTGTGCTAATAATTTATTCTGATAAGGTAAAGGAAGAATTTTTCTGATAATTGAAAGTAATTCGGATTTAGAGTTTAGTTTCAAATTACATTCTCCATCATCATGCGATGATAATATTCCATATTTATTCATTCTCATCTCAAAATAAACTAAGCCTATGTCTCCTTCATTTTCTAGAAAACTAACCATTTCCTTTATTGTTGAGAGGATTGGAATATCTTTTTCAGTGGCAAAACCAAAGTTTTTATACCAAGTTGCTCCAAATTCTATAATTTCGATTTCTAAGTCTTTAGGGAATAGCTTTAGAGCATCTAAAGTAGAAAATTCAGATACGTAAAACTGATACCCATCTTCTATTTCTTTGTATAAAAAAAGGCTTGTGTACATAGAACAGTTATTTATAGAGATTTATCTCAAACTCAATAATTCTTTAATCAAATCAGATTGAATCTTAATTGTAGAATTTATCTTTTTTTGATGTGTAAGTTTAGCGTAAACAGTTTCAACCCCTCCCCAAAATATTTCTTTTTGTTTATCATTTAGTTCTGAAAGAGGTACGATACGAGCAACCACATCATCACTTGTAATAAATCCCCAACCCATTTCTAAGTCTTTGTCCATATTTTGAGGAGGTGTATAAGATTGAAGAAAGCAAGACACACTTTGAACTTCTGCATCCTCAATCTGACTTAATTCTGTAATAAGAAGGTGCAAAATCTTATCATAAATAGTCCATCTTGCACTAAATGTTTTCTTATCATTGATTTCTATAAACCCACTAGACATCTTTTGATTTCTAAATTTACTGAATCAACATAAAGTAAATAGGCATTCCGATAGTGATATTAAACGGAAATGTAACGGCAAGAGCCATCGGAATAAAAAGACCAGAGTTTGCTTTCGGAACAGC
This sequence is a window from Bernardetia sp.. Protein-coding genes within it:
- the ruvC gene encoding crossover junction endodeoxyribonuclease RuvC, which codes for MQPTSFDQIILGIDPGTVVLGYGVLGIKDDKMYLIQFGVIKLSQWKDHYVRLQKIFDRISLIIEEFKPQQMALEAPFFGKNVQSMLKLGRAQGVCMAAALSRGVSVEEYAPRKVKQAVTGKGTASKEQVANMLQTLLSFDEIPDLLDATDAVGVAVCHYFQQNALLPKSTSWAAFLEENPDRMG
- a CDS encoding phytanoyl-CoA dioxygenase family protein, whose product is MKNYRKELLQNGFAILRQTYSDNEIKQIISAIENIDINKKTVRKSADLFAIRQFLKDNETIRHLIFTKNFKSVVEKIAGDDFFVVKSIYFDKPPTSNWYVPYHQDLTISVDKKIETQKFKNWTTKQNQFAVQPPVELLENIITLRIHLDKTDENNGALRVIPKSHLKEIYPPQTIDWNKEKQVICDVEKGGVMLMKPLLLHSSKRTTNKKQRRVIHIELSNQELPLDLNWSEKMTIE
- a CDS encoding shikimate kinase, with the translated sequence MLIYFIGMPASGKSTFGNLVAHKLGYNFLDLDHLIEQRNTTVIPKIFEEKGEVFFREEEKHALQTTFNLEKTIVATGGGTPCFFDNLSQMKKNGIVCFLNVEIEVLAQRTFKAQQKQQDNRPLFKEASSFENLLEMITKKWQDRKKYYQQAHFEIRNNDVESFIEKLAHFER